A region of Alteromonadaceae bacterium 2753L.S.0a.02 DNA encodes the following proteins:
- a CDS encoding N6-L-threonylcarbamoyladenine synthase — protein MVSLRVFSDWLFKAMRVLGIETSCDETGVAIYDSELGLLGHELYSQIDVHAEYGGVVPELASRDHIRKLLPLIDDILVSTDSTNCIDAVAYTSGPGLIGALLVGGCVGRSLAYAWGVPAIGVHHMEGHLLAPLLEAKPPQFPFVALLVSGGHTQLVDVEGIGRYRMLGESLDDAAGEAFDKAAKMMDLDYPGGPHIAKLATLGEPGRFEFPRPMTDRPGLDFSFSGLKTFTLNTVSEHAQPDGLPDEQTCADIAHAFQEAVVDTLVIKCRRALQQCGRQTLIIAGGVSANDRLREKLETALAKIQCSVFYARHEFCTDNGAMIAFAGCQRLLAGQTSELSVDVFPRWPLDSLPAL, from the coding sequence ATGGTATCGTTGCGGGTGTTCTCGGACTGGTTATTTAAAGCGATGCGCGTACTTGGAATTGAAACATCTTGCGACGAGACCGGCGTCGCAATATACGACAGTGAGCTCGGTTTACTCGGACACGAACTATACAGCCAAATTGATGTACATGCTGAATATGGCGGTGTGGTGCCAGAACTCGCCTCGCGGGATCACATTCGCAAGCTACTGCCGCTTATTGACGATATTCTTGTTAGCACCGATTCTACCAATTGTATTGATGCCGTGGCTTATACCAGCGGACCCGGTCTGATAGGCGCGTTGTTGGTGGGCGGTTGCGTGGGGCGCTCACTCGCTTATGCTTGGGGTGTACCGGCGATTGGCGTGCATCATATGGAAGGTCATTTACTCGCGCCTCTATTGGAAGCAAAGCCTCCTCAATTTCCGTTCGTGGCACTGTTGGTGAGCGGCGGCCACACACAACTCGTAGATGTGGAAGGCATTGGGCGCTATCGTATGCTGGGTGAGTCCCTGGACGATGCTGCTGGTGAAGCATTCGACAAAGCGGCAAAAATGATGGACCTGGATTACCCCGGTGGCCCCCATATCGCGAAACTGGCAACTCTGGGTGAGCCCGGCCGCTTCGAATTTCCCCGTCCTATGACAGATCGCCCCGGCTTGGATTTTAGTTTTAGCGGCCTTAAAACTTTTACGCTAAATACTGTAAGCGAGCATGCGCAGCCTGATGGCTTGCCCGACGAACAAACCTGTGCAGATATCGCACACGCCTTTCAGGAGGCGGTCGTAGACACTTTGGTTATTAAATGTCGCCGGGCGTTGCAGCAGTGCGGTCGTCAAACCCTGATCATTGCCGGCGGTGTATCTGCCAATGATCGCTTGCGCGAAAAGCTCGAGACTGCGCTCGCTAAAATTCAGTGTTCGGTGTTTTACGCGCGTCACGAATTCTGCACCGACAACGGCGCTATGATTGCTTTTGCCGGCTGTCAGCGTTTGTTGGCTGGTCAAACTTCTGAGCTTTCGGTTGATGTTTTCCCTCGCTGGCCGCTTGATTCATTACCTGCTCTCTAA
- a CDS encoding dihydroneopterin aldolase produces MDIVFINDLRINTIIGIYDWEREVRQTVSFDLEMAHDISKAAQTDNIEFALNYKAVAKRIINFVSDAEFLLVETLAEEVAQLIMREFGVKWLRLSVSKPGALRGSRDVGIRIERGQRDG; encoded by the coding sequence ATGGATATAGTCTTCATTAACGACCTACGTATTAATACCATCATTGGTATATACGATTGGGAGCGCGAAGTGCGGCAAACGGTAAGTTTCGATCTCGAAATGGCACACGATATCAGTAAGGCCGCACAAACAGATAACATCGAATTTGCGCTTAATTACAAAGCCGTTGCGAAACGAATTATTAATTTTGTGAGCGACGCAGAATTTTTATTGGTAGAAACCCTCGCCGAGGAAGTCGCCCAACTGATTATGCGAGAATTTGGCGTTAAATGGTTGCGACTGAGTGTGAGCAAGCCCGGCGCCTTACGTGGTTCTCGAGATGTGGGTATTCGTATTGAGCGTGGTCAGCGTGATGGCTAA
- a CDS encoding mannosyl-3-phosphoglycerate phosphatase, giving the protein MSMTNASESRVHLMVSTDLDGTLLDHHTYDWQPAKPGMEILESLSAPIIINTSKTYEEVIKLQSELGIQEPFVVENGSALYLPKSKYPHAHSEFEDGGNYWQITFGETRDAIVAAIHKLREQQGYTFIGFSDMTLQQLIEYTNLPEENAQLALQRRFSEPLIWQDSDSNYEQFKTTLEARNFKVIKGGRFTHVLGETNKGIAILWFKAYYEKLHKVPVDIVALGDSQNDIDMLKIADYAVAVRSPVHDYPEFITQGSTLKTQGFGPNGWTEAIQQITRVSK; this is encoded by the coding sequence ATGAGCATGACTAACGCATCAGAGAGTCGGGTACACCTTATGGTGTCCACCGACCTAGACGGTACGCTGTTAGATCATCACACCTACGACTGGCAGCCGGCAAAACCCGGAATGGAAATTCTCGAGAGTCTGAGTGCACCAATTATTATCAACACCAGTAAAACTTACGAAGAAGTTATAAAACTACAGAGCGAGCTCGGTATTCAGGAACCCTTTGTTGTTGAAAATGGCTCGGCTCTTTACTTACCCAAATCAAAATACCCCCACGCACACTCAGAATTCGAGGATGGTGGTAATTACTGGCAAATTACCTTCGGAGAAACGCGGGATGCAATCGTCGCCGCTATTCATAAACTACGAGAGCAACAGGGTTACACGTTTATTGGCTTTTCGGATATGACCCTGCAGCAGCTAATCGAATACACCAATCTACCTGAAGAAAATGCACAACTAGCGCTGCAACGGCGTTTTTCAGAGCCGCTAATCTGGCAGGATAGCGACAGTAACTACGAGCAATTTAAAACAACACTTGAAGCGCGAAACTTCAAAGTTATTAAAGGCGGGCGATTCACGCATGTACTGGGCGAAACCAATAAAGGCATCGCCATTTTGTGGTTTAAAGCTTATTACGAAAAGCTTCACAAAGTCCCGGTTGATATCGTCGCTCTGGGTGACAGCCAGAACGATATTGATATGCTAAAAATTGCAGACTATGCCGTCGCTGTGCGTTCGCCCGTACATGACTATCCAGAATTTATTACCCAGGGTTCAACTCTTAAAACACAGGGCTTTGGTCCAAACGGTTGGACAGAAGCCATACAGCAAATCACCCGGGTTTCGAAGTAA
- a CDS encoding 2-amino-4-hydroxy-6-hydroxymethyldihydropteridine diphosphokinase — MAKVLLSLGSNINRAENIRSCIAALRDHFGEVFCSPVYESEAVGFDGDNFFNLVVQITTPLSLQNLSNLLRNIEALHGRDRSTPKFSARTLDIDILTYNNCVGNIEGVQLPRNEILKNAFVLQPLADLVPDDLHPQLLTSYKQLWQEYEKSQQHLWLAELSV, encoded by the coding sequence ATGGCTAAGGTGTTGTTGAGTCTGGGTAGTAATATCAATCGCGCTGAGAACATTCGATCATGCATTGCTGCATTGAGAGATCATTTTGGTGAGGTGTTTTGTTCTCCGGTGTATGAGAGTGAGGCGGTTGGATTTGATGGCGATAATTTTTTTAATTTAGTCGTTCAGATAACAACACCACTTAGCCTTCAAAACCTATCGAATCTGTTACGAAACATCGAAGCTTTACATGGCCGGGATCGCTCTACACCAAAATTTAGCGCGCGTACGCTAGATATTGATATCCTTACCTATAACAACTGCGTCGGTAATATTGAAGGCGTCCAATTGCCGCGCAATGAAATATTAAAAAACGCATTCGTATTGCAACCGCTGGCTGATTTAGTGCCAGATGACTTGCACCCTCAATTACTCACGAGCTACAAACAACTTTGGCAGGAATACGAAAAATCCCAGCAGCATTTATGGCTGGCTGAGCTAAGCGTATAA
- a CDS encoding pteridine reductase, producing the protein MINNSAPVALVTGGARRIGRAIVQQLHNDGYQVAIHYRDSANDAKALVNQLNRQRSDSAVLLQADLCSLSSIERMCSAFQEHFRGCDLLVNNASSFYPTLLGEITEQHWNDLFASNAKAPLFICQNMLPHFNDCASIINIADIHATRPLKNHTIYCMAKAANVMLTQSLALELAPKIRVNGIAPGAILAPAVQRIDEEKIVSEIPLRKMGTVSAITDAVKYLMNAKYVTGQIINIDGGRTLRQ; encoded by the coding sequence ATGATAAATAACTCAGCGCCAGTTGCACTGGTTACCGGGGGAGCACGTAGAATTGGACGCGCTATTGTGCAGCAACTTCATAACGACGGCTATCAAGTTGCTATTCACTACCGTGACTCTGCAAATGATGCCAAAGCGCTGGTGAATCAACTCAATCGACAGCGCTCAGATTCAGCTGTGCTGCTTCAGGCAGATCTATGCAGTTTGTCATCGATCGAGCGCATGTGCAGCGCGTTTCAGGAACATTTTCGTGGTTGTGATTTGCTGGTGAATAATGCATCCAGTTTTTATCCCACGCTACTTGGCGAAATTACCGAACAACACTGGAATGACCTTTTCGCCAGCAATGCCAAAGCGCCGCTTTTTATCTGCCAAAACATGTTGCCACATTTTAATGATTGCGCCAGCATCATTAATATTGCCGATATTCACGCAACCCGCCCCTTAAAAAACCACACCATATATTGCATGGCAAAAGCTGCCAATGTGATGCTCACTCAGTCCCTGGCATTGGAATTAGCGCCGAAAATACGGGTTAATGGCATCGCCCCTGGCGCAATTCTCGCACCTGCCGTGCAACGCATAGATGAAGAAAAAATTGTCTCGGAAATACCACTGCGGAAGATGGGAACAGTATCGGCCATTACTGACGCTGTTAAGTATCTCATGAATGCAAAATATGTAACGGGTCAGATTATCAATATTGATGGCGGAAGAACGCTTAGGCAATAA
- a CDS encoding SSU ribosomal protein S21P yields the protein MPSVKLKENEPFDFALRRFKRSCEKAGVLAEVRRREFYEKPTSVRKRKAAAAVKRHAKKVQRENRKFQRLY from the coding sequence ATGCCTTCTGTAAAGCTGAAAGAAAACGAACCCTTCGATTTTGCGTTGCGTCGCTTCAAGCGCTCGTGTGAAAAGGCTGGTGTGCTCGCCGAAGTGCGTCGCCGCGAATTCTACGAGAAGCCCACTTCAGTGCGTAAGCGTAAAGCTGCTGCTGCGGTTAAGCGTCACGCTAAAAAAGTACAGCGCGAAAATCGTAAGTTCCAGCGCCTGTACTAA
- a CDS encoding D-lactate dehydrogenase encodes MKVAVFSSKPYDIEHLNKANKDRELDFTFFEPQLTQQTAVLTKGFEIVCCFVNDVIDNSVAQELAENGIKLIAMRCAGFNNVDLDACADHNLPVARVPEYSPNAVAEHAVALILDLNRNIHRAFSRIRENDYSLSGLMGFDLNGKTVAVVGGGRIGQTMIRIMKGFGCRVLCYDPFPSDALKELGAELVPLETVWAESDIISLHCPLVRSTYHIINSNSLSQMKRGVMLINTSRGGLIDTPAIIKALKSGKVGYLGLDVYEEEANLFFEDYSDQVLQDDVFARLTTFKNVVITGHQAFFTHEALQAIAEVTLNNIEHFNNGELDKMCLVKA; translated from the coding sequence ATGAAAGTCGCAGTATTCAGTTCCAAACCTTATGACATAGAACATCTCAACAAGGCCAATAAGGACCGCGAACTGGATTTCACTTTTTTCGAACCGCAATTAACACAGCAAACTGCCGTGTTAACCAAGGGTTTCGAAATCGTTTGCTGCTTCGTTAATGATGTGATTGATAACAGCGTTGCACAGGAACTTGCGGAGAATGGCATAAAGTTGATCGCGATGCGCTGTGCGGGCTTTAACAACGTTGATCTGGATGCTTGCGCCGATCACAATCTCCCAGTGGCACGTGTGCCGGAATACTCTCCTAATGCGGTTGCCGAACACGCTGTGGCACTTATTCTCGACCTCAATCGCAATATTCATCGCGCATTCTCACGGATACGCGAAAACGATTATTCGCTGAGTGGCCTGATGGGCTTCGACCTGAACGGGAAAACCGTTGCGGTCGTTGGCGGCGGCCGAATCGGTCAAACTATGATTCGTATCATGAAGGGCTTCGGTTGCCGGGTACTTTGCTACGATCCCTTCCCATCCGATGCCCTCAAAGAACTGGGGGCAGAGCTGGTACCCCTGGAAACTGTCTGGGCGGAATCAGACATTATCTCGCTGCACTGCCCGCTGGTACGCTCCACCTACCATATCATCAACAGTAATTCACTCTCACAAATGAAAAGGGGAGTCATGTTGATAAACACCAGCCGCGGCGGGCTTATTGACACTCCAGCCATTATTAAAGCTCTAAAGAGCGGAAAAGTGGGTTACTTGGGCCTCGACGTTTACGAAGAGGAAGCCAATCTTTTCTTCGAAGACTACTCCGATCAAGTGCTGCAAGACGATGTGTTTGCACGCCTAACCACCTTCAAGAACGTGGTAATTACCGGGCACCAAGCGTTTTTCACCCACGAGGCCTTGCAGGCCATCGCCGAAGTCACTTTAAACAACATCGAGCATTTCAATAACGGAGAGCTCGACAAGATGTGCCTCGTAAAGGCATAA
- a CDS encoding D-glycerate 3-kinase, with amino-acid sequence MVQDYIDVAIEQHQLPSGFRETVSQWYLPLANEVAKLSQQAQSALVLGVQGTQGSGKSTLADFLTILLEHQHQLPAVSLSIDDFYLTREQRKQLSQQIHPLFATRGVPGTHDTQLAINTIKSLKTMAAGESHAIPRFNKATDDRAPYTEWPIQKEPVRIIILEGWCVGIKPQTEEALSKPVNLLEETEDAEGLWRRYVNDQLSLEYQRLFDELDALAVLKAPSFDCVYDWRLLQEQKLSASLVNASEAERSKLLTPEQVKRFISHYQRLTEHGLVTLPAQADWVLELNNDHQITHMKSRHEHD; translated from the coding sequence ATGGTGCAAGACTATATTGATGTGGCAATTGAACAGCATCAATTACCTAGCGGGTTTAGAGAGACAGTCTCGCAATGGTATCTCCCGCTCGCCAACGAGGTAGCAAAACTCTCACAGCAAGCTCAATCAGCCCTGGTTTTAGGTGTGCAAGGCACGCAAGGCAGCGGCAAAAGCACCCTCGCAGATTTCCTCACTATACTGCTCGAACATCAACATCAGTTGCCCGCAGTGTCGCTCTCTATTGATGATTTTTACCTCACGCGCGAACAAAGAAAGCAGCTCTCGCAGCAAATTCATCCACTATTCGCAACCCGCGGCGTACCAGGTACCCACGACACGCAGCTCGCTATTAATACCATTAAAAGCCTCAAAACCATGGCTGCTGGTGAATCCCACGCCATTCCTCGCTTTAACAAGGCAACCGACGATCGCGCTCCCTACACCGAGTGGCCCATTCAAAAAGAGCCGGTGCGCATCATAATTCTCGAAGGTTGGTGCGTGGGGATAAAACCGCAAACCGAGGAAGCGCTCAGCAAGCCTGTTAACCTACTGGAAGAGACCGAAGATGCTGAGGGGCTTTGGCGCCGTTATGTAAATGATCAGCTTTCCCTTGAGTATCAACGCCTATTTGATGAACTCGATGCGCTTGCCGTTCTTAAAGCACCGTCGTTCGACTGCGTATACGATTGGCGCCTGCTGCAAGAGCAAAAACTATCAGCCTCCTTGGTAAACGCCAGTGAAGCAGAGCGCAGTAAACTGTTAACACCTGAGCAAGTGAAACGATTTATCAGCCACTACCAACGCCTCACGGAACATGGCTTGGTGACACTACCTGCGCAAGCAGATTGGGTGCTTGAACTGAACAACGACCACCAAATTACTCACATGAAATCACGGCATGAGCATGACTAA
- a CDS encoding lactate permease: MQLFFSYFPIVLLIYLMTKRNSMPSFKALPLSALVLYFIMLVVFAQDPNRVHAAVVDGLLTAWTPALIIAGAIFLFRTMEATGALATIRVWLNSISDNKIAQLMIVGWAFQFLIEGASGFGTPAALAAPVLVGLGFPPVRVAILCLILNSVPVSFGAVGTPTWFGFSAIDLSDIEIASIGFKSALINAVSAYVVVFVALAFIVKVSDLRKNAVFIVLSITTCVLPYVAIALVSYEFPALIGGFIGLLLTIAIAHFGWGLSRDPIIISAASSGEPSQQKHVPLKDLLQASFPLWGTVLLLVLTRIPQLGIKGLLLLNEPAWSLELGSLGVFSVSASLVVSLSNIFGTDESWSHSVLYVPSLIPFGVIALATLQLFRCRKTKLVVHETAVQMQKPIFALLGALVFVSLMMLGKESSAVALIGKSLAQLTGGLWQFFAPFLGALGSFFSGSNTISNLTFGGIQDSIALDLDLNRTTILALQSVGGAMGNMVCINNIVAVASVLALGDKEGYILKRTVLAMLAYGIVAGVLGLVI; the protein is encoded by the coding sequence ATGCAGTTGTTTTTTTCATACTTTCCTATAGTTCTCCTTATTTACCTAATGACCAAACGCAATAGCATGCCTTCCTTCAAGGCATTGCCCCTGAGTGCGTTGGTACTTTATTTCATTATGCTGGTGGTGTTTGCTCAAGATCCGAATCGTGTGCATGCAGCAGTTGTGGATGGTTTGCTCACAGCCTGGACACCAGCGCTGATTATTGCCGGTGCGATTTTTTTGTTTCGTACTATGGAGGCAACAGGGGCATTGGCAACCATCCGCGTTTGGCTTAATTCAATATCCGACAATAAAATAGCGCAATTGATGATAGTCGGTTGGGCCTTCCAGTTTCTCATTGAGGGAGCAAGCGGCTTTGGTACCCCTGCAGCGCTGGCTGCACCTGTACTTGTGGGTCTGGGTTTTCCGCCGGTGCGTGTTGCAATCTTATGTCTTATTCTGAACAGTGTACCGGTGTCGTTTGGGGCAGTAGGGACCCCTACGTGGTTTGGCTTTTCTGCTATCGATTTATCCGATATCGAAATTGCAAGTATTGGGTTTAAGTCGGCTCTGATTAATGCGGTGTCGGCGTACGTAGTGGTTTTTGTCGCACTCGCGTTTATTGTGAAAGTATCTGATCTGCGCAAGAATGCAGTTTTTATTGTATTAAGCATCACTACTTGTGTATTGCCCTATGTTGCAATTGCCCTCGTGAGTTACGAATTTCCAGCGCTTATCGGTGGTTTTATAGGTTTGTTACTCACCATCGCGATTGCCCACTTCGGTTGGGGGCTCTCACGTGATCCGATAATCATTAGCGCAGCTTCATCCGGTGAGCCTTCACAACAAAAACATGTGCCCCTAAAGGATCTATTGCAAGCGAGTTTTCCATTGTGGGGTACGGTGTTGCTGCTGGTACTAACCCGCATACCGCAATTGGGAATTAAAGGTTTATTGCTGCTTAATGAGCCGGCGTGGTCGCTTGAGCTGGGGAGTCTTGGGGTATTTTCCGTTAGCGCTTCGCTGGTGGTATCACTCAGTAATATTTTTGGAACGGATGAATCCTGGAGTCATAGCGTGTTGTATGTGCCTTCGCTGATTCCTTTTGGCGTGATAGCGCTGGCTACATTGCAACTTTTTCGTTGTAGAAAAACCAAGCTGGTGGTGCACGAAACTGCGGTTCAAATGCAAAAGCCGATATTCGCGCTGCTTGGGGCGTTGGTTTTTGTGAGTTTAATGATGTTGGGTAAAGAGAGCTCTGCTGTTGCTCTCATCGGCAAAAGTCTTGCGCAGTTAACGGGTGGTTTATGGCAATTTTTTGCGCCTTTCCTGGGAGCCCTGGGCTCTTTCTTCTCCGGGTCTAATACCATTTCAAACCTAACTTTTGGCGGTATTCAAGATTCCATCGCGCTGGACTTGGATCTGAATCGCACCACAATTCTCGCTCTGCAGTCGGTGGGTGGAGCCATGGGGAATATGGTGTGTATTAATAACATTGTCGCTGTTGCGTCAGTTTTGGCATTGGGTGATAAAGAAGGTTACATCCTCAAACGAACCGTGTTGGCCATGCTCGCATATGGTATCGTTGCGGGTGTTCTCGGACTGGTTATTTAA